TTGCTCTGGGACACCCGGTCGCAGGGTTCGTTCTCGGCGTCGGAGAACCTTCGCAAGTTCACCGTCTTCCTGCCCCGGGATCTGGTCGCGGCATGGACGCCCCACCTCGATGAACTGCTCGCCGCGGGGCCGATCCGGGCCGAGCGGACCCTCGCTCTGCGGGCGTTGGCCGAGGCGCTCGACCGCACACCCGAGCCGATCCTCGCCGAACAGCCGGCCGTCGCGCTGGGCAGCGCCTTCCGGGAGCTGCTGTTCGTCACGCTCGACCTGGCGCATCGCCCGTCGGCGGCGGACTGGGCCGACCAGCGCTGGCGTCGCGCCGTGGAATTCGTCGAAGACCGGCTCCCCGGCTCCACCACCGCCGAAGAACTGGCGACGCATCTCTCGCTCTCGGTCCGGGCCGTCTACCAGATGTTCGCCGACCGGGAGATCACGCTGCGGCAGTATGTGCGTGAGCGGCGCCTGTACCGGGCGCGCGCCGAGCTGGTGAGCGAACTGTCCCGGCCGATCGGGGAGATCGCCGGCACGTGGGGATTCGCGGACCAGTCCGCGTTCACCAAGGCCTTCCGGCGGATGTTCGGCGAGACGCCCGGCAACGCCCGCCGACGCTGACCGGCCGTGGCGGTCGAGCGGAGTCGAGATCATGACGGTCGAGCGGAGTCGAGATCATGACGGTCGAGCGGAGTCGAGACCACGCCTCTCGGTAGGATCGACGCCCTGCTGACAACGAGGGGGAGCTGTGTCCGTACTGGCCGACGACCTGCCGGAGATCCAATACCGCTACGAGTGCGTCGACGGCGACGTCTGGCGCTTCACCCGCGGCGGCATGCGGGTGTGGCCGGTGGGGAACTGGGGCTGGCGGTGACGGCGGTGTTCGAGGCGGTCTGCTTCATCGCTCTGTCGCTGGTCTTCGGCACCTGGTGGTTCCTGCTCGGCCTTCCCGCCGTTCTGGGGGTGATCGCACTGATCACGCTGCTCAAGAGTTACCGGGCGAATCGGAGACTCTTGTCGCCAGGAAGCGTCATGTCCGCCGGCTACAGCGATACCGCGCTCCGGCTCGAGGACGGCGGAGTCACGCTGACGGTGGCCTATTCGCGGCTGGAGCAGGTCACGAGGATGCGCGGCTTCGTGGTGGTCAAGGTGCGCAAGGGACGCCGGATCCTGATTCCGGAGGAGAACGCGCCGGCGGAGGCCGTGGCGAAGATCCGGGCCGGGATCGCGGCGGCATGACGGCGGCTGGGACATGCCGCCTGATCGGCATGTCCGCTCGATCAGCGTGCTCGCCGGGTGGACGCGGTGACGGTGAACTTCGGGTTCCGGGCGATCTGCCGGGTCGGGCCGACCAGGCGATCCAGCGCCGGGCGGTACCGCAGGTGTGAGTTCCACACGCACCACAGCTCGCCGCCCGGGGCCAGGGCGCGCCCGGCGTCGGCGAACAGGTGCTCGGCGATCCCGGTCGACAGGGACGCATCGCTGTGAAACGGCGGATTGAGCAGCACCAGCTCTTGTGAAGCCTCCGGCAGCGTCTCCAGGCCGTCGGCGCGGACGACGTCGACGCGCTCGCCGACACCGTTGGCGGCCGCGGTCGCCCGGGCCGACGCCACCGCGGCGGCGCTGCGGTCCGTCGCGACGACGCGCACGTCTGGCCGCCGCGCGGCGAGCGCCGCGGCGACGATGCCGGAGCCGCAGGCCAGGTCGACGGCGGTCGGTGCCGCGGGCAGCGCGTCGAACTGCTCCAGCAGGAACCGGGTACCGATGTCGATCCGGGTCCCGGCGAAGACGCCGCCGTGTGCGACGACGGTCAGCCCGAGATCGGCGTGGAACTCGGTGCGCGGCCACTGTCCGGCTGATGCCGCCGCGTCGAGGGTCTTTGCGCCACTGGCGATCAGCACGCGGGACTTCTGCCGCGCGTGGGTGACGTCGACGCGCTCGAAGACGGCGCGCAGGACGTCGTTCATGGCCACCGACATGTGCTTGATCCGCCCGCCGGCGAACACCCGGACGCCCGGGTCGGCGTGCGCGGCGATCAGGGCGGCGAGTTCGGCGAGCCGGTCGAGGGAGCGTGGCAGCCGCAGCAGCACCGTCGTCGCCCCGGCGAGGAGTCCGGAATCGAGCGGGCGGGCGGTGAACACACCGGTCGTGCCGAGGCGTTCGGCGTTGGCGGACAGCGCGCGTTCGCCGGTCAGCAGATTCTGGTGGACGCGGATGTCGCGCGCACCCAGCTCGGCCGCGCCCAGCGTGAGCGCGCCGTAGGCGTCGTCGATCACCGCCAGCGCGCCGTCGGGGGTGGCGGCGATCGCCGCGGCGGCCTCGTCGAGCAGCAGCCGGTCGGCGGCGTCGACCGCGGTCAGACCCGGCCCCTCGACGTCGGGGAAGCGCCGGAGAGCGGTCGGACGGAGCGCGGTGAGATCCACGAGTTCAGAGACTACCGATCACTTTCGGCCGGCCCGGTGGTCTATCTCTGTGACGGCACTTGACCGCAAGCGCCGCGGACGCGAGGAGAACCACCATGCACGACATGATCTTCATCAACTACGCCGTCGCCGATCTGGACCGCTCGCGGGAGTTCTTCACCGCGCTCGGCTACCGGTTCGACGACCGCTTCTGCGACGGCAACGCCGCCGCGCTGGTCCTGGGCGACCACATCGTCTGCATGCTGATGCGCCGCGAGTTCTACGCGGACTTCACCGACAAGCAGATCGTCGACGCGACCACGTCGAGTGAGGTTCTGGTCAATCTGAGTGCGGCCGGCCGGGAGGAGGTCGACCAGATCGTCGACCGCGCGGTGGCGCTCGGCGCGAAGGACGGCCGTACCGACGACCACGGCTTCATGTACGGCCGCGATTTCGAGGACCTCGACGGCCACGGGTGGGGCATCATGTGGATGGATCCCGCCGCGGTCGAGGCCGGGCCGGAGGAGTTCATGAAGCAGCAGCAAGGAGCGTGAGGTGCACGACGACGGCCCCTCGACCGGCGGCTTCGACGAGCTGACCGCCGCCGTGTCGCGCGCGGAACTGCTCGCCCACTGCTACCGCATGCTCGGTTCGGCGACCGACGCCGAGGACGTGGTGCAGGAGGTCTACCTGCGGGCCTGGCGGGCGTTCCACCGATTCGAGGGGCGGTCGTCGACGCGCACCTGGCTGTACAAGATCGCGACCAACACCTGCCTCACCGCGCTGGAGAGTCGTGCGCGGCGGCCGCTGCCGACCGGGCTGGGCACTGATGCGTCGGACCCGGCCGTCCCGGTGGTCGCCGACACCGAGACCCGCTGGCTGGGACCGCTGCCCGACGCCGCCCTCGGCGACCCGGCCGATGCCGCGACCCGGAAGGAGAGCGTCGGTCTGGCGATGGCGGCGGCGCTGCAGCATCTGCCCGCGACGCAGCGCGCCGTGCTGATCCTGCGCGACGTGCTCGCCTTCTCGGCCGCCGAGACCGCCGGCCTGCTCGACGTCTCGGTGGCGTCGGCGAACAGCGCGCTGGCCCGCGCCCGGAAGACGCTCGCCGCGGTGCGGGCCCGGGACACCGCGATCGGCGAGGGCGCCCGCGCCGACCGGCTCACCGCGCACGAGCAGCGCGTCTGGGACGAGTTCTGTGCTGCCTTCGAGCGGTACGACATCGACGGCGTGGTGAGTGTCCTCGCGGCGGACGCCGTGTGGGAGATGCCGCCGTTCCCCGGCTGGTATCGGGGTGCCGAGCGGATCGGTGAACTCAGCCGCGCGCAGTGCCCGGCCCAGCGGCCCGGCGACCTCGCGATGGTGCCGACCACGGCGAACGGGCTGCCGGCCGCCGGGATGTACCTGCGCGACGGCGACGAGTGGCGCCCGTTCCAGCTCGACGTCCTCACCATCTCCGGTGGCGCGGTGACGCACGTCGGAGCGTTCTTCGAGCCGGCGCTGTTCGCGCTGGCCGGTCTCCCTGATCGGCTCACCGATCCGGGCGCGCCGACGGCTATCCTCGGGAGGGTCGAGTCCACCGCGACGGAGTGAAGGAGGGGCCGTGCGTGCATCGAGATCGCGAGCCGCCGCGCTCGTGATGGTCGCCGCCGGGGCCGTCGTCCTCGGCGGGTGCACGGTCGACGGGACCGCGGTCAAGGCCGGTGGCCCGGCCGGAACGACGACACCGACGGTTTCCGTGACGTCGTCCGCGGCGCCGTCCTCGACGTCGCCGTCCACGAGCGTGCACAGCACCGCCCGGTCCACCTCCGCGAGCACGACCTCCGAGAAGTCGCCGGAGACCACCAGCAGCGCGGCGTCCGGCATGGCCGCTCAGGCGTGGACCATGACGTGCCACACCTACCGTCGTCTCACCCCCGACGAGCAGAAGGAGGTGACGGCCGAACTCGGCCGCCGCCTGCATAAGAAACAGCTCATCGACAACGACCGGTCGTTCGCGATCGTGAACTCGTTCTGCAACGACGGACTGGTCCGGAACAGCCAGGGCGTGCGGGACTCCGAGTAGCGGGGGCTTCGACACCGGCTCGTTCCTCGCCGGGCTCAGCCGGCGGGGCAGATCGGCCCCCATGCCGGTCGAGCGGCGTTCATGCCGGTCGAGCGGAGTTCATGCTGGTCGAGCCGCCCCCATGCTGGTCGAGCGGAGTCGAGACGGGGGTGTGATCTCGACTCCGCTCGATCGTCGTGTTGGGCGGAGTCGGGTCCGCCCCGCCGGCTGAGTCTGCTCAGCCGACGGAGAACTCGGACAGCGCGGCGAGTCGTGCGTGCGCCTGAGTCATCACCGACTGGATCAGCTCGTCGCAGCTGGGTAGATCGTCGAGCAGTCCCACCACCTGACCGGAGGCCAGCACGCCCGCCTCGGTGTTGCCGTCGACCAGCCCGGCCCGCAGCAGCATCGGGGTGTTGCCTGCCATGATGATCTGCTGCCAGGTGCGTTCCCCCGAGCGCTTCATCGCGCGCCCGTCGCGGAGCATGGTGGTCCAGCGCATGCCGGTCAGCTGCTTGAACTCGTGCGCGTTGCGGGCGGCGGCCACCAGAGCCTTGGTGCGCGAACCGCTTTCGAGCGCGTCGACCAGTTCGGTCCGCAGCACGCGGTGCGGAACGCCGTCGACCTTGGTGGAGACGACGGTGTCGGTGAGTCCGCGCTGCAGGTATTCCCGTTTGACGCTGTCGGGCACCGCGGAGTCGCTGGTGAGGAGGAACCTGGTGCCCATCGCGATCCCGTCGGCACCGTAGGCGAGGGCCGCGACCAGGCCGCGCCCGTCGAAGAAGCCGCCGGCGGCGACCACCGGGATCGAGGTCGGTCCGGACCGGCCGCCCAGGGTGGTTCCTGAGCGGAGCCGAAGGGCGTCGATCACCGACGGCAGCAGCAGCGAGGTGGCGACCGGCCCGGTGTGTCCGCCGCCCTCGCCGCCCTGCACGATCACCGCGTCGGCGCCCCACGAGGCGACCTTCACCGCGTGCCGGGCCGCACCGATCGACGGAATCACCACGGCCCCGGCATCTTTCAGACGCGCGATCAGCTCGGCCTTCGGGGCGAGCGCGAACGACGCGACCTTCACGCCTTCGCGGATCATCAGATCGACGCGCTGCGCCGCGTCGGTGGCATCGGCCCGCAGGTTGACCCCGAACGGCTTGTCGGTGAGCGCCTTGGTCTTGGCGATCGCCGCTTCGAGTTCGTCGTAGGTCATGGTCGCCGACGCGAGGATGCCCAGGCCACCGGCGTTCGCGGTCGCGGCGGTGAGTGACGGGCCGGACACCCATCCCATGCCGGTCTGGACGATCGGATAGTCGATCCCGACCAGCTCGGTGAACCGGGTGGACAGCGGTGCGGCGGTCACGCGCGAACCTCGCGATCGCGAATTCCCTTGGGGTCCAGTACATCCCGGATCAGGGCTAGCTGCTCGGCGGTGGGTGCCGCGGTCGTCGGAGCGTCGTCGAGGCCGGCGACGGGGAATCCGGTGTTCTCGGCGACCTGCCCGGGCGTCACCCCGGGATGCAGCGAGAGCGCGCGCATGGTCCCGCCGCGACCGCCGAAGTCGAACACGCCGAGGTCGGTCACCACCCGGTGGATGTGGACGTCGTCGAAGGCCGGGTTCGACGCGTCGACGGCGTCGGTGCCGATGCCGCAGACGATGTCGACCTTCTCGACGAAGACGCGTGCCGAATGCCTGCCGACCCAGTAACTGGTCGGGTGGTTGATCGTGTTGCCGGGTGACCCGCGCGAGCCGAACATCTGCCGCGCCGGGTGCTGGAGCGGGCCGAATGCGGAGAGGTTCTGGTTACCGTGCCGGTCGAGCTGGTTGGCGCCCATCACCACGTGCCGGCGACCGGAGGCGACGACGTCGAACACCTGGCGGAACGGCAGCCAGCCCTCGATCGGTCCCGTCTGGCCGATCGGCGGGGTGCCGGCCAGGATCTGGGCCTCCCCATCGGTGATCAGCAGGTCGGGTTCGGTGGTGAGGCGGGCCAGTCGCGCGCCGAGCAGCGGTATCGGGGCCATCGGGGAGGCCATGATCTCGCCGGCGCCGGTGAAGATGTCGGCGCAGGCGGTGACGCAGTATTCGGCGCGGGTCGGGGTCCCTTCGACGGAGCTCAGGGGGCGGCGAGCGGTGCTCATCGGGTCTCTCCGTTCCATGCGGTCACTTCGGCCTGATAGGTCTCCTCGTCGACGTCCAGGAACCGCGTGCGGAACGCGGCCCACTTCTCCTCGTCGCCCGCGGACTCGACGTAGAACCGCTGGAAGGCCTCGTCTCGGGGATAGCTCCCGGAGAAGGTGAAGTGCGCGCCGTTCGGGGTGTGGACCACGCGGTCGACGTTCATCCGGTTGAGCAGAAGACGTTGGGGGACCACGGCATCGGCGAGTTCTTCGGTGGTGACCAGGCGGTCGGTCTCCAGATAGCGGCGGTCGGCGGCGGCGAAGAACAGGTCGTCGAAGTACGGGTCGATCCCGGTGTAGGCCGCGTTGCCGTGGACATCGGCCAGATCGAGGTGCACGAACGCCGCGTCGAGCGTCAGCGCGGGCATGGCGATGAGCGTCTGAGTCCGCCCGTCGCCGTCCGGGTAGGGGGAGACGACGGTCTTCAGCTCGCCGTCCCAGAAGTCCGGCACCGAGGAGCCGAGTCCGGCCCGGATGGGGAGGAACGGCAGGCGCGCGGCGGCGGCCTCCAAACCGCACTTGACCATGCCCTCGTCCATCTCGCGGGCCTCGATCGCGCCGCTGGTGCGGGCGCGGGCGAACCACGGGTCGTAGAACGGCGGCGAGTCGAGCGAGACGAAGCCGTAGTACGCGCGCTTCACTTTGCCTGCGGCACAGAGCAGTCCGAGGTCGGCGCCGCCGTAGGTGACGATCGTGAGGCCGGTCAGTGACGACCGGGCGAGGGCGCGGACCAGGGCCATCGGCTTGCGCCGTCCGCCCCAGCCGCCGATACCGATGGTCATGCCGTCGGCGAGTTCGCCGATGACCTCGTCGAGGGTGCTGGTCTTGTCGGTCGCCATGCTCAGTGCTCCCGCTCGCTGCCGCTCCCGGCGACGAAGGCGTCGCGATGCTCGTCGGCGACGCCCGCCAGGTTCAGCTCGTAGGTGTATCGCTGTTCCAGCAGGTAGCTCTTCTTCACGTCGACCGGGTCGATGGTGTTGATGGCCTGTTTGGCCGCGCGGATCACCCGGGTGTCCTTGGCGGCGATCCGGTCGGCCACGTCCAGGGCGGCGTCGAGCACGTCCTCGCGCGGCACCACCCGGTAGACCGAGCCGAACCGCTGAAGCTCGCCGGCGGTGATGTTCTGCGCCGTGTAGTACAGCGCGCGCATCAGATGGGGCGGGACCAGCCGGGCCAGGTGGGTCGCCGCGCCGAGCGCGCCGCGGTCCACCTCCGGCAGCCCGAAGACGGCGTCGTCCGAGGCGACGATCACGTCGGCGTTGCCGACCAGCCCGATGCCGCCGCCGACGCAGAAGCCGTGGACCGCGGCGATCACCGGGACGGCGCAGTCGTACACGGCGGAGAACGCCGCCGCGCAGCCCAGATTCGCATCGACCAGCGCGTTGAAACCGGCGGTCGCCTGCATCTCCTTGATGTCCACGCCCGCGTTGAAGCCACGCCCGGCGGCGGTGAGGACCACGGCGCGGGTGGCCGGGTCGTCGCCCGCCGCGAGGATCGTCCGGGCCAGCTCGAACCAGGCGGCGCTGGGCAGTGCGTTGACCGGCGGGTAGTCGACCGTGACGACGACGACGCCGTCCCGCGGTCGTGCGGTGCTGATGGGCACGTTCCGGGCTCCTTCCGAAGCACTTCCTACTTGCCCAAGCAAATGCTTGGTTGTTTGGTAGGGTAGCATCATGACGGAACCCGCGCATGCGTCCGGGCTGGGCCTCGCCGGCAAGATCATCCTGGTCACGGGTGGTGTGCGCGGTGTGGGAGCGGGCATCGCCGGGGTGCTGGCCGGTCTCGGCGCGCACCCGGTGGTCTGCGCGCGTCGTCCCGGCGAGCGCGACGACGGTCCCGAATTCCTCCCGTGCGACGTCCGCGACCCCGACGCCGTCGAACGACTCGTGGCGCGGATCGTCGACCGGCACGGGCGGCTCGACGGGGTGGTCAACAACGCCGGGGGCTCGCCGTTCGCCCTCGCCGCGGACGCGTCGGACAACTTCTCGGCGAAGATCGTCGGGCTCAACCTGCTGGCGCCGCTCACCGTCGCGCACGCCGTGCACGCGGTGATGGTGAGTCAGCCCGGCGGCGGCGCGATCGTCAACGTGTCGAGTGTGAGCGGGCACCGGCCGTCGCCGGGCACCGCGGCCTACGGGGCGGCGAAGGCGGGCCTCGACAGCCTGACCGCGTCGCTCGCCGTCGAGTGGGCGCCCGCGGTGCGGGTCAACTCGGTGGTCGCCGGTCCGGTGCACACCGAGGCATCGCACCTCCACTACGGCGACGACGAGGGCATCGCCGCGGTCGGGCGCACCATCCCGATGGGCCGCCTGGCGTCGCCCACCGACATCGGGAACGCCGTCGCCTTCCTGCTGTCGCCACTGGCGTCGTACGTCACCGGTGCGGTCCTCGCCGTGCACGGCGGCGGTGAGAAGCCTGCCTTTCTCGATGCCGCCACCGCGGGCAATGAACTGTGACCTCCGACGAAGAGAGTGAAAAGCGTTGAGCGATAAGGGAAATGACGGACGCGTCGTCATCGTGACCGGGGCCGGGCAGGGTATCGGGCGCGCGCATGCACACGCCTTCGCGGCAGACGGGGCCCGCGTGGTGGTCAACGACTACGACGCGGCCGCGGCGGCCACGGTGGCCGGCGAGATCCGGGACGCCGGCGGGGAGGCCGTCGCCGCACCCGGTGATGTGGCCGACTGGGCGACCGGCGAGGCGATCGTGCGGATGGCGGTCGACGAGTTCGGGCACCTGGACGTGCTCGTCAACAACGCCGGCTTCGTGCGGGACCGGATGCTGGTCTCGCTGTCCGAGGACGAATGGGATGCGGTGGTCCGCGTGCATCTGAAGGGGCACTTCGTGATGCTGCGCCACGCGGGCGCGCACTGGCGCGCGAGGGCGAAGGCGGGGACCGTGCCGCGGGCCCGGATCGTCAACACCTCGTCGGGGGCGGGACTGTTCGGGTCGGTCGGCCAGGGGAACTACTCGGCGGCGAAAGCGGCGATCGCCGAACT
The nucleotide sequence above comes from Gordonia sp. PP30. Encoded proteins:
- a CDS encoding sigma-70 family RNA polymerase sigma factor — encoded protein: MHDDGPSTGGFDELTAAVSRAELLAHCYRMLGSATDAEDVVQEVYLRAWRAFHRFEGRSSTRTWLYKIATNTCLTALESRARRPLPTGLGTDASDPAVPVVADTETRWLGPLPDAALGDPADAATRKESVGLAMAAALQHLPATQRAVLILRDVLAFSAAETAGLLDVSVASANSALARARKTLAAVRARDTAIGEGARADRLTAHEQRVWDEFCAAFERYDIDGVVSVLAADAVWEMPPFPGWYRGAERIGELSRAQCPAQRPGDLAMVPTTANGLPAAGMYLRDGDEWRPFQLDVLTISGGAVTHVGAFFEPALFALAGLPDRLTDPGAPTAILGRVESTATE
- a CDS encoding methyltransferase; protein product: MDLTALRPTALRRFPDVEGPGLTAVDAADRLLLDEAAAAIAATPDGALAVIDDAYGALTLGAAELGARDIRVHQNLLTGERALSANAERLGTTGVFTARPLDSGLLAGATTVLLRLPRSLDRLAELAALIAAHADPGVRVFAGGRIKHMSVAMNDVLRAVFERVDVTHARQKSRVLIASGAKTLDAAASAGQWPRTEFHADLGLTVVAHGGVFAGTRIDIGTRFLLEQFDALPAAPTAVDLACGSGIVAAALAARRPDVRVVATDRSAAAVASARATAAANGVGERVDVVRADGLETLPEASQELVLLNPPFHSDASLSTGIAEHLFADAGRALAPGGELWCVWNSHLRYRPALDRLVGPTRQIARNPKFTVTASTRRAR
- a CDS encoding VOC family protein, with amino-acid sequence MHDMIFINYAVADLDRSREFFTALGYRFDDRFCDGNAAALVLGDHIVCMLMRREFYADFTDKQIVDATTSSEVLVNLSAAGREEVDQIVDRAVALGAKDGRTDDHGFMYGRDFEDLDGHGWGIMWMDPAAVEAGPEEFMKQQQGA
- a CDS encoding CoA-transferase; its protein translation is MATDKTSTLDEVIGELADGMTIGIGGWGGRRKPMALVRALARSSLTGLTIVTYGGADLGLLCAAGKVKRAYYGFVSLDSPPFYDPWFARARTSGAIEAREMDEGMVKCGLEAAAARLPFLPIRAGLGSSVPDFWDGELKTVVSPYPDGDGRTQTLIAMPALTLDAAFVHLDLADVHGNAAYTGIDPYFDDLFFAAADRRYLETDRLVTTEELADAVVPQRLLLNRMNVDRVVHTPNGAHFTFSGSYPRDEAFQRFYVESAGDEEKWAAFRTRFLDVDEETYQAEVTAWNGETR
- a CDS encoding enoyl-CoA hydratase family protein codes for the protein MPISTARPRDGVVVVTVDYPPVNALPSAAWFELARTILAAGDDPATRAVVLTAAGRGFNAGVDIKEMQATAGFNALVDANLGCAAAFSAVYDCAVPVIAAVHGFCVGGGIGLVGNADVIVASDDAVFGLPEVDRGALGAATHLARLVPPHLMRALYYTAQNITAGELQRFGSVYRVVPREDVLDAALDVADRIAAKDTRVIRAAKQAINTIDPVDVKKSYLLEQRYTYELNLAGVADEHRDAFVAGSGSEREH
- a CDS encoding CoA-transferase is translated as MSTARRPLSSVEGTPTRAEYCVTACADIFTGAGEIMASPMAPIPLLGARLARLTTEPDLLITDGEAQILAGTPPIGQTGPIEGWLPFRQVFDVVASGRRHVVMGANQLDRHGNQNLSAFGPLQHPARQMFGSRGSPGNTINHPTSYWVGRHSARVFVEKVDIVCGIGTDAVDASNPAFDDVHIHRVVTDLGVFDFGGRGGTMRALSLHPGVTPGQVAENTGFPVAGLDDAPTTAAPTAEQLALIRDVLDPKGIRDREVRA
- a CDS encoding SDR family oxidoreductase → MSDKGNDGRVVIVTGAGQGIGRAHAHAFAADGARVVVNDYDAAAAATVAGEIRDAGGEAVAAPGDVADWATGEAIVRMAVDEFGHLDVLVNNAGFVRDRMLVSLSEDEWDAVVRVHLKGHFVMLRHAGAHWRARAKAGTVPRARIVNTSSGAGLFGSVGQGNYSAAKAAIAELTIQAAAELGGYGVTVNAIAPAARTRMTMGAGEAMAAQMAAPDDGSFDAMDPANISPLVVWLGSPASAAVSGRVFEVEGGRITVLDGWQRAATADKGERWNPAELGPVVADLIDRSPKQVTPYGAR
- a CDS encoding nitronate monooxygenase, producing the protein MTAAPLSTRFTELVGIDYPIVQTGMGWVSGPSLTAATANAGGLGILASATMTYDELEAAIAKTKALTDKPFGVNLRADATDAAQRVDLMIREGVKVASFALAPKAELIARLKDAGAVVIPSIGAARHAVKVASWGADAVIVQGGEGGGHTGPVATSLLLPSVIDALRLRSGTTLGGRSGPTSIPVVAAGGFFDGRGLVAALAYGADGIAMGTRFLLTSDSAVPDSVKREYLQRGLTDTVVSTKVDGVPHRVLRTELVDALESGSRTKALVAAARNAHEFKQLTGMRWTTMLRDGRAMKRSGERTWQQIIMAGNTPMLLRAGLVDGNTEAGVLASGQVVGLLDDLPSCDELIQSVMTQAHARLAALSEFSVG
- a CDS encoding SDR family oxidoreductase is translated as MTEPAHASGLGLAGKIILVTGGVRGVGAGIAGVLAGLGAHPVVCARRPGERDDGPEFLPCDVRDPDAVERLVARIVDRHGRLDGVVNNAGGSPFALAADASDNFSAKIVGLNLLAPLTVAHAVHAVMVSQPGGGAIVNVSSVSGHRPSPGTAAYGAAKAGLDSLTASLAVEWAPAVRVNSVVAGPVHTEASHLHYGDDEGIAAVGRTIPMGRLASPTDIGNAVAFLLSPLASYVTGAVLAVHGGGEKPAFLDAATAGNEL
- a CDS encoding helix-turn-helix domain-containing protein → MVQPAAAPKREAPGVSTVGDLSSFITRWHRGWSVHSAGAPLMEQPIRRYELGGLDIVHCVTESCSGVRTRSSIDAHDDTVLGLLTVLEGREVVELDGEPVTLHAGQSLLWDTRSQGSFSASENLRKFTVFLPRDLVAAWTPHLDELLAAGPIRAERTLALRALAEALDRTPEPILAEQPAVALGSAFRELLFVTLDLAHRPSAADWADQRWRRAVEFVEDRLPGSTTAEELATHLSLSVRAVYQMFADREITLRQYVRERRLYRARAELVSELSRPIGEIAGTWGFADQSAFTKAFRRMFGETPGNARRR